The following is a genomic window from Spirosoma foliorum.
TCGGTTGTCTTAAGCGAGTTAATTCCAGCTCTGAAACGCACAACAGCCCTTAGTTATCTTAAAGTACGGGGAGGTTTGTCGAAAGTAGGACAGGTAAACGTGGCTCCGTATCAGTTGCAGAACGTATTCAATCCAGGCACAGGCTTTCCCTTTGGGAGTCAGGCTGGTTTTGAACAGAGCAATCAGCAAAACGACCCAAACCTGAAACCCGAGTTTACAAACAGTCGGGAAGTGGGCGTGGAAGTAGGTCTGTTTGACCGGTTCAATCTGGAAGCCGTTTACTACAATACCGTTACGACTAATCAGACGGTGCCCATTGGTATATCACAAGCAACAGGTTATTCTGCCGCTCTTATCAATACGGGTAGCATGCAAAACCGAGGCTTTGAGCTGGACTTGCGGACAATTCGCCCATTAGTAAATGCAGGTGGCTTTACCTGGGATCTTAACGCCAACTTCACGTATTTAGAAAGCAAGGTTACCGATCTGTATCAGGAACTTAACCGTATCAACATACCTTACGGAACTGACCCTTATCGCCCAACCCTGACTGGTGGAGCCTCGAATGTATTTGCGGCTAAAGGTTATGCGTATCCAGCTTTGTTTGTCAGTGATATTCAGCGTGTACAATCGACTGATCCCAAAGCCGCTAACTATGATCCGACTGGGCAGTACACCGGTCGACCTGTAGTTGATGCAACAGGTTATCCTCTTCTGGACCCAACACTTAAATACATGGGCACAACCCAACCCAAATACCGGTTCGGCCTGACGAATACCTTTAAATTCAAAGGTCTGACGTTATCAGCTGTTGTTGAGTATCGTGGTGGTGCCGTTATCTATAATGCTCTTGGAAACGCCCTCGAATTTACGGGAGCTGGTATCCGGTCGACATATGCAGGGCGACAGAATTTTGTATTCCCAAATTCTGTGTTGGTAGGCACCAATACAGATGGTTCTACAAGTATTACTCCTAACACAAACGTGACGACCAAAGATGGTAATCTGGTTTTCTGGACGACTTCGGGTTATCACAATGCCGCATCCAGCTATGTAACAAGCGCTGACTTCTGGAAACTTCGGGAGGTTGTACTGAGCTACAATATTCCAACCCGGATCATCAATTACACCAAGTTTATTAAGTCGCTGAATATTGCGCTGACGGGCCGGAACCTGATTATGCTACGCCCTAAAACGAACGTGTTCACCGATCCTGAGTTCTCGGGAGGCTCCAATGCCAATGATACCAGCAATGCCGTCGGTACAACAACCGAATACCAGACGCCCCCAACGCGGCTTTATGGATTCCGGCTCAGTTTTGGTTTTTAAACTCAATCAGCAAACAACATGATTCATATAAAACGACTGACAGCCGGTATGCTGGCTGTCCTGCTGGCCGTAGTAGCTGGCTGCAAAAGCGATTACCTCGACGTTAATAACAATCCGAACCAGGTTACGGCTGCTAGCCCTCAGTTAGTACTTCCCGATGCTTTGGCCACAACGGGTTGGTACCTGACAGGCAACGCACCTAGTGGTGCTACTGGTAGTTTCTATTTCCTGAACTTATGGATGGGCTACTGGAACTGGAGCGGTAACTACTCGATTGCAACATCGGATAAAAACTATCAGTTTACGCAGGGCTTTAACAACAGTGTCTGGACAAGCGCTTACCTCAATTTAAAAAACTACAATTATGTAGATACGCAGGCAGCTGTGCTCGGCCAACCCCTTCTGCAAGGTATGGCCAAGATAATGAAAGCGCTGCATTTCCATATTCTGGTAGATACGTACGGAAATGTACCTTATACTACTGCCTTACAGGGCACGGCTAATATTCTGCCTAAATATGATAATGCACAGGATATCTATGATGACCTGTTCAAGCAGATCGATGCGGGAATCGCGTTGCTAAACAAAGGCGACGGAACGCTCAATCCGGGACCTAACGACATCATGTTTCAGGGTGATATAAGCCAGTGGCTCAAGTTCGCCAATACTCTTAAACTCCGGATGCTCCTTCGTCAATCGGAAAAAACGGATCGGGCATCGTTTATTCAAACACAACTGGCAACGATTAAAGCGTCGGGTTATGGCTTTCTGGGAGCTGGTGAAAACGCCAGTGTAAGCCCTGGCTATACAAACTCACAAAACATGCAGAATCCGTTGTACGGTGCATTTTATGCCATCAATGGAAATCCAACAACGCTGAATAACCAGTACAAAGGAAATCTGTATGGCATTACGTTCTACAAAAACACCAACGACCCACGCCTGGGTGCTTACTACAGACCCGTAGCGGGCACAACAAACACATTTAATGGAACACTTTTCGGTACTATAGATGTGGTGGTAAATAGTCTGGTATCTGATGTTGGACCAGGTGTTCTGAAAAGTGTTGACCAACGCTCGCCAATCATCCAATCACACGAAAGTCTGTTCATGCAGGCAGAAGCGGCACAACGGGGTTGGATTGCGGGCGATCCGAAAACACTGT
Proteins encoded in this region:
- a CDS encoding SusD/RagB family nutrient-binding outer membrane lipoprotein, whose amino-acid sequence is MIHIKRLTAGMLAVLLAVVAGCKSDYLDVNNNPNQVTAASPQLVLPDALATTGWYLTGNAPSGATGSFYFLNLWMGYWNWSGNYSIATSDKNYQFTQGFNNSVWTSAYLNLKNYNYVDTQAAVLGQPLLQGMAKIMKALHFHILVDTYGNVPYTTALQGTANILPKYDNAQDIYDDLFKQIDAGIALLNKGDGTLNPGPNDIMFQGDISQWLKFANTLKLRMLLRQSEKTDRASFIQTQLATIKASGYGFLGAGENASVSPGYTNSQNMQNPLYGAFYAINGNPTTLNNQYKGNLYGITFYKNTNDPRLGAYYRPVAGTTNTFNGTLFGTIDVVVNSLVSDVGPGVLKSVDQRSPIIQSHESLFMQAEAAQRGWIAGDPKTLYQSAITESFINAGRTEAEATAYYSQAGINDVNWDASTNKIEAIITQKWASENGTAPFEAWSDYRRLGIPATIPISQDPSTTVKQIPVRLLYPTSEYSNNAFNVGAQGTINQFTSKIFWEK